The Bacillus carboniphilus genome contains a region encoding:
- a CDS encoding GNAT family N-acetyltransferase, whose amino-acid sequence MFNESDAEKFFTLISRSREYLKEWMAWLDNIKSVEDVSKNIQGRLEAFVENGGHPKSFAIIYKGDIAGTIGFNEIHKKDRIGLVGYWLGEEFQGNGIMAKALNTLIDYGFKELKLNRVEIHVAVENKKSRALPERFGFVEEGRFRQAEWLNDHYVDHIIYALLAEEWRTK is encoded by the coding sequence ATGTTTAATGAGAGTGACGCTGAAAAGTTCTTTACATTAATTTCACGTTCACGAGAGTATTTAAAGGAATGGATGGCTTGGCTTGACAATATTAAATCTGTAGAAGATGTATCTAAAAATATACAAGGTAGATTAGAAGCTTTCGTCGAAAACGGTGGTCATCCTAAATCTTTTGCCATTATTTATAAAGGTGATATTGCCGGAACGATCGGTTTTAATGAGATTCATAAGAAGGATCGAATCGGTCTTGTTGGTTATTGGCTTGGTGAAGAGTTCCAAGGAAACGGGATCATGGCAAAAGCATTAAATACCTTAATTGATTATGGTTTTAAAGAGCTTAAATTAAACCGAGTTGAGATTCATGTAGCGGTAGAAAATAAAAAAAGTCGAGCACTCCCTGAACGATTTGGGTTTGTTGAAGAAGGTAGATTCAGGCAAGCAGAATGGTTAAATGATCATTATGTAGATCACATTATTTATGCCCTTTTAGCTGAGGAGTGGAGAACTAAATAA
- a CDS encoding metallophosphoesterase family protein: protein MKIAIITDVHGNAPALKAVLEELDRREEIEHIYCLGDMIGIGPDTNEVLNLLFSRNDLSMMTGNHDEAIIALSKGQIYPKSHAHCREHHQWIADRLDETFLVKLAELPRTIKTTINNFSIRFIHYSIPKGKEEDPISNDPFAPIVDPNLQNIEKLFSHYCEDLIAFGHHHPIHNFKGEKTYYVNPGSLGCNHRPTAPFSTVHIENGKIDVSFEEVSYDNSDFFKSYHQLQVPDREFILKVFHGNQL from the coding sequence ATGAAAATCGCCATCATTACGGATGTTCATGGAAATGCTCCAGCTTTAAAGGCCGTTTTAGAAGAGCTTGATAGAAGAGAAGAAATCGAGCATATTTATTGCCTTGGCGACATGATAGGGATCGGTCCTGACACAAATGAAGTACTCAATCTACTATTCTCTCGAAACGATCTATCAATGATGACAGGAAACCATGATGAAGCGATTATCGCATTGTCAAAAGGACAAATCTACCCCAAAAGTCATGCTCATTGTAGAGAGCACCACCAATGGATTGCGGATCGACTCGATGAGACCTTTTTAGTAAAATTAGCTGAATTACCTCGAACAATAAAGACAACGATAAATAACTTTTCGATAAGATTTATTCATTATTCTATCCCTAAAGGAAAGGAGGAAGACCCAATCAGTAACGATCCTTTTGCTCCGATCGTTGATCCTAATCTACAAAATATAGAGAAGTTATTTAGCCATTATTGTGAGGATTTGATTGCTTTTGGTCATCATCATCCTATTCACAATTTTAAAGGGGAAAAGACGTATTACGTAAATCCTGGTTCATTAGGGTGTAATCATAGACCAACTGCGCCGTTTTCAACCGTTCATATTGAAAATGGAAAAATAGACGTTAGCTTTGAAGAGGTGTCCTACGATAATTCTGATTTTTTTAAATCATATCATCAATTACAAGTGCCAGACCGTGAATTTATTTTGAAGGTGTTTCATGGCAATCAACTATAA
- a CDS encoding DUF6544 family protein: protein MGSYIIFLLLLLIVVLMVSKVVNQRILKRKIHQINRDKGKVELLFREPNDLPQPLKNYLKYTNFLNKKYIDKVEITQGGLFRTKLDQKWMPIKAKQYINTLTHSFIWIGNVNMANVLPVQAVDHFIEGKGSLTVKLFSWLKVQKATGQKIDHGEEMRYFTEMIWYPTSFLNSIINWELIDSTTVLGECKYFENDVQAYFYFNEDGALTKIHAKRYLNEDRLLDWEISSFEYKTFDDVKIPYKANVSWKLENGREFTYYQLEILKIKYE from the coding sequence GTGGGGTCCTATATTATTTTTTTACTATTATTGCTGATCGTTGTATTAATGGTGAGTAAGGTCGTCAATCAGAGGATACTTAAAAGAAAAATTCACCAAATTAATAGAGATAAGGGTAAAGTTGAATTACTTTTTAGAGAGCCAAATGATTTACCACAACCGCTAAAAAACTATTTGAAATACACAAACTTTCTTAATAAAAAGTATATAGACAAGGTTGAGATCACACAGGGAGGTTTATTCCGAACAAAATTAGATCAAAAGTGGATGCCTATTAAGGCCAAACAGTATATAAATACTTTAACACATTCGTTTATTTGGATTGGAAATGTAAATATGGCAAATGTTCTACCTGTTCAGGCAGTTGATCATTTTATAGAAGGAAAAGGTAGTCTTACTGTCAAACTATTTTCATGGTTAAAAGTGCAGAAAGCGACAGGACAAAAAATTGATCATGGAGAGGAAATGCGCTATTTTACAGAAATGATATGGTACCCTACTAGCTTTCTAAATTCTATTATTAATTGGGAGCTAATAGATTCAACAACCGTTTTAGGGGAATGTAAGTATTTTGAAAATGATGTTCAAGCATACTTTTATTTCAACGAAGACGGAGCGTTAACAAAGATTCATGCTAAAAGGTATCTGAATGAAGACCGATTGTTAGATTGGGAAATCTCTTCTTTTGAATATAAAACGTTTGACGATGTGAAAATTCCCTATAAGGCAAATGTAAGTTGGAAATTAGAAAACGGACGAGAGTTCACCTATTATCAATTGGAAATTTTAAAGATAAAATATGAGTAA
- a CDS encoding serine hydrolase domain-containing protein: MNKVNKRYEQLDKVFDFLEQNRLFSGTVLLSEGGNSFYKRAIGKRSFQEKQSVDSIFEIASISKSFTATAIMLLADNGSIRIDDPIKKFFPQLPYRGISIENLLNHTSGLKDYMEWFENEENWNHHKIVNNQDVVNFLETIQPKELFTVNKKWEYCNTGYVLLAETIRLVSNKEYGEFLNENIFTPLNMVNTSTYSQFLDGNLKRFALGFMYDRKKDMNFLPNEIDSHKYVYFLDGVKGDGGIKSTVEDLFKWEKSFYTNKILSKKSVDYMLKPARIKNKTTGYCPGLHKEYGGYGFGWALEEHSHYKKIVFHDGYWAGYGTGLISYRDYHKSIILLGNLDFTKEELNKTSHILALTLEKIFFHEEVNLEPFEQLIQ; encoded by the coding sequence ATGAACAAAGTAAATAAAAGATATGAACAATTGGATAAAGTCTTTGATTTCTTAGAACAAAATCGTTTGTTTAGTGGAACGGTCTTATTGTCTGAGGGAGGAAATTCCTTTTATAAAAGAGCAATTGGTAAAAGGTCATTTCAAGAAAAACAATCGGTCGATTCTATTTTTGAAATCGCGTCCATATCAAAATCGTTCACAGCAACTGCTATAATGCTATTAGCTGATAATGGGTCAATTCGTATTGATGATCCAATAAAGAAGTTTTTTCCTCAACTACCTTATAGAGGTATATCAATTGAAAATCTATTGAATCACACTTCGGGACTAAAAGATTATATGGAATGGTTTGAAAATGAAGAAAACTGGAATCATCACAAAATAGTCAATAATCAGGATGTAGTCAATTTCTTGGAAACTATCCAGCCAAAAGAATTATTTACTGTGAACAAAAAATGGGAGTATTGTAATACAGGGTATGTTTTGCTGGCAGAAACCATTCGACTAGTGTCAAACAAAGAATATGGTGAGTTTTTAAATGAAAATATATTTACACCTTTAAATATGGTGAACACATCAACTTATTCACAGTTTCTAGACGGAAATTTGAAAAGGTTCGCATTGGGGTTTATGTATGATCGGAAAAAGGATATGAATTTTCTTCCAAACGAAATAGACTCACATAAATATGTTTACTTCCTTGATGGTGTGAAAGGCGATGGAGGAATAAAATCAACCGTAGAGGACCTTTTCAAATGGGAAAAATCATTTTACACAAATAAGATCTTGTCAAAAAAGTCGGTAGATTATATGTTAAAGCCTGCTAGAATCAAAAATAAAACAACTGGTTATTGTCCAGGTTTGCATAAAGAATACGGTGGCTATGGATTCGGTTGGGCGCTAGAAGAACATTCTCATTATAAAAAAATCGTATTCCATGACGGATATTGGGCTGGCTATGGGACAGGGTTAATAAGTTATCGAGATTATCACAAATCGATCATTTTATTAGGAAACCTAGACTTTACTAAAGAAGAACTTAATAAAACCTCGCATATTTTAGCGTTAACTCTAGAAAAAATATTTTTTCATGAAGAGGTTAATTTAGAACCTTTTGAACAATTGATCCAGTAA
- a CDS encoding NUDIX hydrolase, with translation MVNILELRKVVGNVPLTVCAAGVLILDDQNRVLLIKRGDDGNWCIPGGVMDTGESVYESTKREVFEETNMTLNQMDLFNVYSGQEQHHIYPNGDEVYFVNIVFITKSFSGMVQTDGIESKDFRFFELKQIPLDLSPTNKPFLEDLGLYLEGN, from the coding sequence GTGGTGAACATTTTAGAGTTAAGGAAAGTGGTTGGAAATGTCCCTTTAACTGTATGTGCAGCAGGAGTACTCATCTTGGATGATCAAAATAGGGTTTTATTAATTAAAAGAGGGGATGACGGAAATTGGTGTATCCCTGGTGGAGTAATGGATACAGGAGAAAGTGTATATGAATCGACTAAAAGAGAAGTCTTTGAGGAAACAAATATGACCTTGAATCAAATGGATCTTTTCAATGTTTACTCTGGGCAGGAACAGCATCATATTTATCCAAATGGCGACGAAGTTTACTTTGTAAATATTGTGTTTATAACAAAATCCTTTAGTGGTATGGTACAAACTGATGGTATAGAAAGCAAAGACTTTCGCTTCTTTGAATTGAAGCAGATACCTCTGGATTTATCACCAACGAATAAACCTTTTTTAGAGGATTTAGGTTTGTATCTTGAGGGGAATTGA
- a CDS encoding cytotoxin, with translation MLILSKRFKKNYKKLDLQSQKLIKKALIQFDTDFSHPSLRMKKMTGYNDLWEISANMDLRITFKWEKPNTFIMRNCGHHDDTLRNP, from the coding sequence ATGTTGATTTTATCTAAGCGTTTTAAGAAAAACTACAAAAAATTAGACCTTCAATCTCAAAAGCTTATTAAAAAAGCTTTAATTCAGTTCGATACCGACTTCTCGCATCCTTCCTTAAGAATGAAAAAAATGACTGGATACAATGACCTTTGGGAAATTAGTGCTAATATGGATTTAAGAATTACTTTTAAATGGGAGAAACCGAACACGTTTATAATGCGAAACTGTGGGCACCATGACGATACTTTAAGGAACCCGTAG
- a CDS encoding AbrB/MazE/SpoVT family DNA-binding domain-containing protein, translating into MKNEVKKANIKLRNRGQVTLPKAFLEELDVNEGDTLELRLDNNGVMTLVPTVQIPKDQAWFFTEKWQKEDKEAQKDIEEGHVYVFENAHDAIDWLDSDDEKDEEE; encoded by the coding sequence ATGAAAAATGAAGTGAAAAAAGCCAATATAAAATTAAGAAACCGGGGACAAGTTACTTTACCGAAAGCTTTCTTGGAAGAATTGGATGTCAACGAGGGTGATACACTAGAATTAAGATTAGATAATAACGGGGTAATGACCTTAGTTCCTACGGTACAGATACCTAAAGATCAAGCTTGGTTTTTTACCGAAAAATGGCAAAAAGAAGATAAAGAAGCTCAAAAGGATATAGAAGAAGGCCACGTTTATGTGTTTGAAAATGCTCATGATGCTATTGATTGGTTAGATAGCGATGATGAGAAAGACGAAGAGGAATAG
- a CDS encoding alpha/beta fold hydrolase has protein sequence MENRYQYFMNIEENDQEIANLFRQLHGDKWRGTMKNVLHEMTFHYPVVSERDIRNLQVPMMLVNGSNTLHEVESVSYVKKINSDIEIGLVPYAGHTANMEQPQLYNQILDAFLNKIRD, from the coding sequence ATGGAAAACCGATATCAATATTTCATGAATATTGAAGAGAATGATCAAGAAATAGCTAACCTTTTTAGGCAACTACATGGTGATAAGTGGAGGGGAACCATGAAAAATGTTCTCCATGAGATGACGTTTCATTATCCTGTTGTTAGTGAGAGGGATATACGAAATTTACAGGTTCCAATGATGCTGGTTAACGGAAGTAATACTTTGCATGAGGTAGAATCCGTTTCTTATGTCAAGAAAATCAACAGCGATATTGAGATAGGACTTGTGCCATATGCCGGTCATACAGCAAATATGGAGCAACCACAACTATACAATCAAATTTTAGATGCTTTTTTAAACAAAATACGAGATTAA
- a CDS encoding GNAT family N-acetyltransferase: MVREANELDEEKFLDYTTQALRDAPYMLTTLEDIENMTVQEGRSVIKGVKELPNYALFIAEIDNHIVGSIDFKNGDKEKMRHQGSIAMTVHPDFRNDGIGRALLETLLGWAKNNTAIEKVSLRVMERNVGAIRLYKKFGFLEEGREVRGIKEKEGYQDLILMAIFV, encoded by the coding sequence ATGGTTAGAGAAGCGAATGAATTAGATGAAGAAAAGTTCCTTGACTATACAACTCAAGCTTTACGAGATGCTCCTTATATGCTGACGACTTTGGAAGATATAGAAAATATGACCGTACAAGAAGGGAGAAGCGTAATAAAAGGAGTGAAAGAACTACCTAACTATGCACTGTTTATTGCGGAGATAGATAACCATATAGTTGGATCAATTGATTTTAAAAACGGGGATAAAGAAAAAATGCGTCATCAAGGTTCTATAGCAATGACGGTACATCCTGACTTTCGAAATGATGGAATAGGTAGAGCACTTCTTGAAACATTACTTGGATGGGCAAAAAATAACACAGCAATTGAAAAAGTCTCCCTTAGAGTAATGGAAAGGAATGTAGGAGCCATTCGTCTATATAAGAAATTCGGTTTTCTTGAAGAAGGAAGAGAAGTAAGGGGGATAAAAGAAAAGGAAGGATATCAAGATTTAATATTAATGGCTATTTTTGTTTAG
- a CDS encoding GNAT family N-acetyltransferase: protein MRKKRVMFMIIRQLKPQDAENYLYLRLEALLNNPESFASSYEEEKTRSIEKYKKRFESSGSYTYGAFQNDELIGVVTLVEERSVKLSHRATIVAMYVSSSRRGLGIGKNLMKRAIQKARELERIEQIYLTVVSTNNAARSLYSSLGFEVYGIDKRALKVNGIYFDEELMVLFL from the coding sequence ATGCGAAAGAAACGGGTGATGTTTATGATAATTAGACAATTGAAACCACAAGATGCGGAAAACTATCTTTACTTAAGACTAGAAGCTTTATTAAATAATCCTGAATCTTTTGCCTCTAGTTATGAAGAGGAAAAGACTCGATCTATCGAAAAATATAAGAAAAGGTTTGAATCCTCTGGTTCTTATACATATGGTGCTTTTCAAAATGATGAATTAATTGGTGTCGTTACTTTAGTGGAAGAAAGAAGTGTAAAACTTAGTCATAGAGCAACGATTGTAGCCATGTATGTTTCTTCATCAAGACGCGGGCTCGGAATAGGAAAGAACTTAATGAAGAGAGCGATTCAAAAAGCACGAGAGTTAGAAAGGATAGAGCAAATATATTTAACGGTTGTTTCTACAAATAATGCTGCTAGAAGCTTATACTCATCTTTAGGTTTTGAGGTTTATGGAATTGACAAGCGGGCATTAAAAGTAAATGGTATCTATTTTGATGAAGAGCTCATGGTTTTATTTTTATAG
- a CDS encoding transposase: MEPKNVHDFLCTDIQLSTKKILDYYSKRWSIETYFKQIKGSLGFDGYQIRSEKAILRYWTILNFTYIFASLLKGTKFCEALHEIRNQKFGSIIRFVYDQATQGEELEKIKKELLVA; encoded by the coding sequence ATGGAGCCTAAAAACGTACATGACTTCCTATGTACAGATATACAGCTATCCACAAAGAAAATCTTAGACTACTACTCCAAACGATGGTCAATTGAAACGTATTTTAAACAAATAAAAGGATCGTTAGGTTTTGATGGATATCAGATTCGCAGTGAAAAAGCGATCTTGAGATATTGGACAATTTTAAACTTCACCTATATTTTCGCAAGCCTTTTAAAAGGCACAAAATTTTGCGAAGCTCTCCATGAAATCAGGAATCAAAAGTTTGGTAGCATCATTAGGTTTGTATATGATCAAGCAACTCAAGGAGAAGAACTTGAAAAGATTAAAAAAGAGCTTTTAGTTGCCTAG
- a CDS encoding GNAT family N-acetyltransferase: protein MIRIATESDAESIIEIRKGIILSENTTKFFLSSPNNIPVDVNKEQEKINTSQSKGNLNIVFEVDDQVIGFLVFYRFEQERLRHAGTLGMGIKEEYCNQGIGTKLIQDLLKWATKQNGLEKICLGVVSVNERAMKLYKRMGFAEEGRQRNQIKYEDGTYADDLLMAYYLGDKISTRNGRN, encoded by the coding sequence ATGATCCGAATAGCAACAGAATCTGATGCTGAATCGATAATTGAAATAAGGAAGGGCATTATTTTATCAGAAAATACAACTAAATTCTTTTTATCTTCTCCTAACAATATCCCTGTTGATGTGAATAAAGAACAGGAAAAGATTAACACAAGTCAGTCGAAAGGAAACCTTAATATTGTTTTTGAAGTGGATGACCAAGTGATCGGTTTTCTTGTTTTTTATCGTTTTGAACAGGAGCGGCTGCGACATGCAGGAACTCTTGGAATGGGGATAAAAGAGGAATATTGCAACCAAGGTATTGGGACGAAATTAATTCAAGATTTACTAAAGTGGGCCACAAAACAAAACGGCTTGGAAAAAATCTGCTTAGGGGTCGTTTCTGTAAATGAAAGAGCGATGAAGTTGTATAAACGAATGGGCTTTGCAGAAGAAGGAAGACAACGAAATCAAATAAAGTATGAAGATGGTACTTATGCAGATGATCTATTAATGGCGTATTATCTTGGAGATAAAATTTCAACCCGAAACGGGAGGAATTGA
- a CDS encoding NUDIX domain-containing protein, with protein MSYHYRVRAGAFIIENDSILLIEFNDENGLHYNLPAGGVQPNETVKEAVRREAMEEASIEVEVGPLEFVYEYVPHLNHDKFGDNHSLQLIFECSIKEGCKPQLPKHPDPNQTDVRWIKLTDLKGIVLFPDMSKYILNYIENKRTIEIIEEHLIENQTLQEKLKELPPL; from the coding sequence TTGTCTTATCATTATAGAGTAAGAGCAGGAGCGTTCATTATTGAAAATGATTCGATTTTATTAATTGAATTCAACGACGAAAATGGCCTGCATTATAATTTACCAGCAGGTGGGGTTCAACCAAACGAAACGGTTAAAGAAGCCGTTCGAAGAGAAGCGATGGAAGAAGCATCAATAGAAGTAGAAGTGGGTCCATTGGAATTTGTTTATGAATATGTTCCACATTTAAATCATGATAAATTTGGCGATAATCATTCGTTACAGTTGATCTTTGAATGCAGTATAAAAGAAGGGTGTAAACCTCAACTCCCAAAACATCCTGATCCGAATCAAACGGATGTAAGATGGATTAAACTAACGGACTTAAAAGGTATCGTTTTATTTCCTGACATGAGTAAGTATATCTTGAATTACATCGAGAATAAGAGAACTATCGAAATCATTGAGGAGCATTTAATCGAAAATCAAACACTACAAGAAAAATTAAAGGAATTGCCTCCGTTATAA
- a CDS encoding MDR family MFS transporter, with protein sequence MKKIFTIHPLSLNIIIGTLFVRMMTFMTFPFLTVYLTTVKGASPTAAGAVIGISALFRLFGGFIGGHLTDRFGRKKVMLSSISIWTFVYIGFALADTIPMFLILNSLSGLCSSFFEPASKAALSDVTKPKNKLLVFNLRYTAINLGAAAGPLIGLQLSTAQSTIGFWFIAIINALYALSLLITFSHYHEDINNESEAKEKVTFVQSLSILKQDTIFLLVLIGSSIGIFGYSHMNSTLPQYFAHAPSIEYGVSLFAILLVTNAITVIVVQFPVTRIGKHFSPLLSVMLGTTMVSVGLMLFGLFSNPVMLFISMIVFTIGEVMMFSMVDVLIDEIAPHDRKGFYFGAMSFMTIGGVLAPVVGGFLMQSLGFHSGKMIFSVLAICSSSGFPILLLASKLLQQKKNQIISANKGA encoded by the coding sequence ATGAAAAAGATTTTCACGATCCACCCTCTTAGTCTAAATATTATTATCGGTACACTATTTGTTCGAATGATGACATTTATGACTTTTCCCTTTTTAACGGTTTATTTAACAACGGTTAAAGGAGCAAGCCCTACAGCAGCAGGTGCCGTTATTGGCATAAGTGCACTGTTTCGTTTATTCGGTGGATTTATTGGAGGACATTTAACGGACCGGTTTGGACGAAAAAAAGTAATGTTAAGTTCCATTTCTATATGGACTTTTGTTTACATAGGTTTTGCATTAGCAGACACCATTCCTATGTTTCTTATTTTGAACTCTCTAAGTGGTCTTTGCTCTTCCTTTTTTGAACCTGCTTCTAAAGCCGCTCTATCTGATGTCACGAAACCGAAGAATAAATTACTCGTATTTAATTTAAGATATACGGCTATCAATTTAGGAGCTGCCGCTGGTCCTTTAATCGGATTACAATTAAGTACTGCCCAATCAACAATCGGCTTCTGGTTTATCGCCATAATCAACGCACTTTATGCTTTATCATTATTAATCACTTTTAGTCATTACCACGAGGATATTAATAATGAAAGTGAAGCCAAAGAGAAAGTCACTTTCGTTCAATCCTTATCCATTCTAAAGCAAGATACGATTTTTTTACTCGTTTTAATTGGAAGTTCCATTGGGATTTTTGGGTATTCGCACATGAATTCAACTTTGCCACAATATTTCGCCCATGCACCTTCCATTGAATATGGCGTATCCTTGTTTGCCATTTTACTAGTGACGAATGCGATTACTGTCATTGTCGTTCAGTTTCCCGTAACAAGGATCGGAAAACATTTTTCTCCTCTTCTATCTGTCATGCTCGGAACCACAATGGTGAGTGTTGGATTAATGTTGTTCGGCCTCTTTTCAAATCCAGTGATGCTTTTCATATCAATGATTGTATTTACAATTGGCGAAGTGATGATGTTTTCAATGGTGGATGTGTTAATTGATGAAATTGCTCCTCATGATCGAAAAGGATTTTATTTTGGAGCGATGAGTTTCATGACAATCGGTGGTGTTCTAGCTCCTGTAGTAGGAGGCTTCCTTATGCAATCTTTAGGATTTCATAGCGGCAAAATGATTTTCTCTGTTCTTGCTATTTGTTCTTCAAGTGGATTCCCCATACTTTTATTAGCGAGTAAGCTTTTACAACAAAAAAAGAATCAAATAATTTCTGCTAATAAAGGAGCCTGA
- a CDS encoding amidohydrolase: MRINDYVYEQQQYLHSIPEPAFEEKNTATYIAEQLKGLGYEVTEHIAKTGVTGKLVGKKEHPCVAIRADMDCIIHELSNETFYRHSCGHDAHCSIALGIAKLLKDKMEELDGSIKFIFQPAEEIGAGAKALVAEGVMDDVDYLIGYHLRTASECPYGKMSPALMHSARCAITGEVFGTTAHGGSSSFRD; this comes from the coding sequence ATGAGAATTAATGATTATGTTTATGAGCAACAACAGTATCTCCATTCTATACCAGAGCCGGCTTTTGAGGAGAAGAATACAGCTACGTATATTGCAGAGCAGTTAAAAGGTTTGGGCTATGAGGTGACGGAACATATTGCAAAAACAGGGGTGACAGGTAAATTAGTCGGGAAGAAAGAGCATCCTTGTGTAGCAATCAGAGCCGACATGGATTGTATTATTCATGAATTATCAAATGAAACATTTTATCGGCATTCTTGTGGTCATGATGCCCATTGTAGCATTGCTTTAGGGATAGCGAAGTTGTTAAAGGACAAAATGGAAGAGCTAGACGGAAGTATTAAGTTTATTTTTCAACCGGCAGAAGAAATCGGTGCAGGAGCAAAGGCGCTTGTCGCAGAAGGAGTCATGGACGATGTCGATTACTTAATTGGCTATCACTTACGAACTGCCTCTGAATGTCCTTATGGAAAAATGTCGCCTGCGCTAATGCATAGTGCTCGCTGCGCAATTACTGGAGAAGTTTTTGGAACAACGGCTCATGGGGGGTCGTCCTCATTTAGGGATTAA
- a CDS encoding M20/M25/M40 family metallo-hydrolase, with amino-acid sequence MEQRLMGGRPHLGINAIDVLSSLVNTVNTLRFNPKKATNVKFTQLMSGKGSVNVIPDYGTFAIDVRSDSNKELKKVLDKIEKMINYTAEMYEAEIKYDIKEGVPAPNYDERLVEIASQSIIEVLGEKNLVDPIFTPGGEDFHQYAARTGVNSIYLAIGADVSPGLHDPNMTFEKGAMMNGVHVVTKMVEKLLS; translated from the coding sequence TTGGAACAACGGCTCATGGGGGGTCGTCCTCATTTAGGGATTAATGCGATTGATGTATTATCCTCCTTGGTGAATACAGTCAATACGCTTCGTTTCAATCCTAAAAAGGCGACAAACGTAAAGTTCACACAACTAATGTCAGGGAAAGGGTCCGTAAATGTTATTCCTGATTACGGAACCTTTGCGATTGATGTTCGCAGTGATTCCAACAAAGAACTAAAAAAGGTACTTGATAAGATCGAAAAGATGATCAATTATACCGCTGAAATGTATGAAGCAGAAATTAAGTATGACATTAAAGAAGGTGTACCAGCTCCTAATTATGATGAAAGGTTAGTAGAGATAGCGAGTCAATCAATTATCGAGGTTCTCGGTGAAAAAAACCTCGTTGATCCTATTTTTACACCAGGAGGAGAAGATTTTCATCAATATGCAGCACGAACGGGTGTTAACTCTATTTACCTCGCGATTGGAGCAGATGTGTCACCAGGATTACATGATCCAAATATGACCTTTGAAAAAGGTGCTATGATGAATGGAGTCCATGTAGTAACAAAGATGGTGGAAAAATTACTTTCATGA